atttccgaattatacaagtaggcctttttcagggaacaagaaatgggttaacaatttaactctatggagtcttgggctgttttgtccatttttgaattcttttcatgtctttgtaagtcattttgtgtcttttttttagtcattttgtgtcttttttggtcattttgtgtcttttttggtcattctgtgtctttttttttgtcattttgtgtcttttggtgtctttttttgtcattttgtgtctttttatggtcattttgtgtctttttttagtcctttagtccaacataaaatgtgattttgaatcttttttttactctcaaaacactatcatgctcaataaagaattttaaacgttgcaaatgtgcattaatttcagagtacactgagacattaaactgcatcattttcaattaaattctggaaaagttggtgtgttctaaaacttttgaccagtagtgtatattatataaaaaatctttcctgccacatgccatcacactgtacaataacaaatagtctggttcattacataccatcgttatgcactttatgtgtttttttttttttatgcacactgttcattgcaccttatttgtttcatggcACCAACATTTTATACTGCAAATTCATATTTATTccgcactggaattctactccttaattcatactccttctttagacactttattttttattgtatttttatattttattgcttgaagtatgcctaggttgttctttttatttaattgtgttgttattgtctctgtgtgtaatgctgcttctacactgtcatttcccagcttgggataaataaagtctatctatctatttatctaaaCCAGCAGGACATATCGACAGGCCGACTCTAATGATTTTCCATGTTACAAGGGGGACAAAATAGCAAAGACTGGAGACTATACAAACAGATTCAGGATGGAGAATAAACCAGAGTGAACCAGTCAGAACAGTTCACTGACATTACCTGTGTCAGATAACACAGGAATGACAGGAAAAGGGGGGAGGGGGTTCCAGACCACACAATGTCCACAGCTGTGTGCAGGACAAGCTTATCAAAGTGCTTACACTCAAAACCATGTTAACGATAATACAGCATTTACTTTTGATAGTATTACGGGTATTTAAGTTATGTTTAAGTTAGTTTAAAAATGATCGACAATCAGATTTTTAACCCTCGGCTGCACAAATAAAACTGTACCTGCACTGTGTGCCAgttgttaattaaaaatatatattttgtgtgccTCGGATGTCCATGTTAtcgagtatatatatattttttttttttctacgaACACTGTTTTCCTTAAGTTTGTGCAAGACTTAGGTGCACCCACGCATTTGGAAGGTGGTTAGGGGTTTGTGGTttcctccccccaaaaaatgtaatggctttttaattaaaattgtgcaatttcacattattttgtaCAATTATTGGTACCACATCTGCACTGGTGGACTCAGGATGTTTATGAGGCAggggttaaaataataaaaagcacatgtATGCTGTGGTATACTAGCACACAAAAAGGGCACTTTATCACTTTTTGTCCAAAGATAAAAGGGAGAAACTTTTAATTACAACAGGAGAATCCAAAATCCCCCATCCCCCAAACCATCAGTGTTTATCTGAATACAAAGAGTTTAAATAGCTAGagcaaatattaaacaaaacaacacccAAAACGCTTAAGGACAAAAGCCCTCAGAGGATGAACTACTTAAGATCTGGAGTttactttaattattaatttggcTTCGGTGGGGCCGAAAACAGCTTGTGTGCTGCACTTAAGCATTTATAATAAGAAGAAAAAGCCTGTACTAGTATTGCATCGAAGTTTAAAATTCTGGTACTGCGTCAAACCTTAGTGCAGAACAGGAAAAACCACTGCCTGTCAGGTCATCTTTGGACAAAAACGAAGAGGAATTAAAAGAGTTACAGGCTCTTTTGTTATTTCAGAACAATATTAAAGTAGTGTGCTGTGGTAACTGCGTATAGAAACTGAAAAATATGAATGGAATAAAGAAGCTGAGGCATGCACTATAGTcctgcagtggcggttctatacaggggcctccaggggcctctgcccctgctgtggcccctgtgtcaaattaataataaaatgatcaatttataacgatgaacaacggaacaattcttacctatttttagttcaaacaatatctcattgtacacaaaatgaacccagaatgtgtacattgtataatagtttattgtgcaataaaagctttcaaaataaaagaaagtgattgtgcacaaaaatgacaaatgtcattgtcgtacaaaaataacttattgttggtaagtctcattgtttcaatcaatgtatttgtatctttccaaatatatttaaatgacatttttaaataagctaaaataaaggttttgaatgcttaaatataatttttgccattttttaatgtgcccctctgactaaacactggcccctcattggcccccacagtaaaactggtctaggaCCGCCACTGTTCACGTCATGATGAATAAGGTGCAACAGTAGgcgggtttttttttggtctgctttgtttttactgcactttcaaaataaaaaagtgattgtgcacaaaaatgtcattgtcatgcaaaaaaaccctgttattgttggtgagtctcattatttaaatcaatgtatttgtatcttccaaatatacttaaatgagataaaataaagattttgaatgcttaaatatcatctttgccattttttaatgtgcaaatgtgcccctctgattaaacactggcccctccttggcccccacagtaaaactggtctagaaccgccactggggcCACTTAAAGTGAGGGTGCGGCCCGTATGCGGTCCTCGGGCCTCCAGTttcccatccctgatataggcTACATTATCGGGGAAATATCGATATAGGCTTGAACAAgcgtcaattaaaaaaatataaatacacttaAGAAAATCACATGTGGTTCAAATGTAACAAAACatagtaaaactggtctagaaccgccactggggcCACTTAAAGTGAGGGTGCGGCCCGTATGCGGTCCTCGGGcttccagttgcccatccctgatataggcTACATTATCGGGGAAATATCGATATAGGCTTGAACAAgcgtcaattaaaaaaatataaatacacttaAGAAAATCACATGTGGTTCAAATGTAACAAAACatagtaaaactggtctagaaccaccactggggCCACTGAAAGTGAGGGTGCGGCCCGTATGCGGTCCTCGGGCCTCCAGTttcccatccctgatataggcTACATTATCGGGGAAATATCGATATAGGCTTGAACAAgcgtcaattaaaaaaatataaatacacttaAGAAAATCACATGTGGTTCAAATGTAACAGAATGAACatagtaaaactggtctagaaccgccactgtagtCCTgctaaaacaaagagaaaaaagcatATTGGCGCCATGTCTGCATGGGTGAAAGTGGTGATAGTAAAAAGTTGTCTTCAAAGGCAGGGATATAGTGATGGAAGATGAGATACAGAggggtttttttctgctgcGGTATCAAGGTAGGGACGGGGCAAACTTAGGCACAACGCCAGTTTAAGGGGAAGGATCTGCCCGCAGCCCCCCTTATCTAGCTCACGTGCTAGAAACACAGCAGGGCTCATCTCCACATCCTACCAAACGCTCAGCTCACTCTCCCACtgtggtgtgagtgtgtgtgtgtgtgtgtgtgtgtgtgtgtgtgtgtttgcctgccTGCATGTTGGCTTAGAGCAGAGCAGACATGACACAACCAACCATGACGTCATCAGACCGACTGGCTTGTTTGCAGCCTGTGTTTTCTCTGGCatctagaaataaaaacatgacccCACCCTGATCCTGGCCTCACCTTAGTGCGTCCATTGATGATGCAGTCCCCCAGCTGTCCATTGGCAGCGCTGTACATGATGGCCTCATCAATGTGAGCCATCAGGGCCCCGATGCTCTCGCACCCGGGCTCCCGTCCCTCCACCCAGGCGATCTGGTCGCCCCGGATGCTCCGAGAGGGAATGTTCTTCTGGCTGACCAGCTGCCCTCCCCGGAACTTCCCACTGCGGTTTAggacctccacctcctccaggaCCCTGTCGCCCAGCGCAGGACTCAGGAAGTTGTCCTTCACGCAGATGCCGTAGTACTTCATGCAGGGGACGACGTACTGCTGCGCTATGTGCTCTGCTGACCAGCCGGGCGCCGCAGGAGGCGGTGGGGTCGGGATGCAGTTAGCCTCAACAGGGGAGGTCTGGCTGGGTGCAGCTGGCGGGCCCGAGGAGGCCACTTTATGTCTGCTGTGCTGGTTAGTATGAGGGGTGAAGGGAGACTGGGGGGGCACACAGTCCACATGATTGATAGTTATTTGGTTGCTATGGGAACTGTTGCTGCAGTTGAACGGGGCGGCTGCTCGGGCCACTCTGGGGGCCTCTGAAGATTTGGGAGCAACACAAATGTTGCTGCTCAACACTTGTGCAGCAACACTTCCATCCGACAACCGTCTCCGCTTAAAGTCAGAGTCCCCCGGAGTGCAAACTGGGTCCACGGGACTCCCTGACCCCGGTGACCCTGATGTGGTGGTTAGACCACTGACAGTCCCTGACCCGGTGTCCCGGTTCTCTCCACCTCTCCGTTTCTGTTGCTGCACCTGTCTGGCTTTAAGGTCTCCATTGATCCTCCTCATCAGTAAAGGGCACTTCTCATGAGCTGTCCGGTCCCCTTTCTCCGGCAGACAGGCTCTGCTGGTGAGGGGGTACGTGGGGCCGTCTGTCACCTCCGCCGCCCTCTTCATGTGTGCCGGGTAACCGTTTGGTGTGTGAGCCAAAACGCCTGCATGGCTCCCCTCCACGGTGGCGGACGGAGACACCACGCCGCCGTTGTAGAGCGGCACGCCGGTTTTGGACTGCATCGTCGGGGTTGTGATCGCGGGGGAGTCGGTCTGGGAGGCCAGACCCGCCAGTAACTCCGCAGCCGTGGGACTCTCGGCCGGCGCGGCGCAGAAGCCGTTCAGCCCCATGTCCGCCCGGTGCGCGCTGGGGATCTCTGCGGCTCCAAACACGAGCTGCTGGCCGCTCGTCCTCCTCTCCTGCGAGGCTAAAACAGCGACGGATCTGCGGGAGGAGCTTGGGTTTAAAAGGTCCGCGTGTCCCAAGCTCTCCATTTCAACTCGTCATCTGCTGGATGCGCACGTAGCTCACGTCCTCGCTTCATTTTCTAGCTGAGCCGCTAATTTCTCTGGATGGAGAGGATCTGCCACAGCCGCGAGAAGTTTCATATCCAAGTCCTCTTCTTCTACCCGCTTTTATCTCCCCACTTACTCTCATTTAATGATCCTTAGTTGCCTTCTTGTTTGTATCCGTCTTATAAACATCTTGAGGCTGTGCTGGATCTCTGTGGAGAGTAAAATGATACACTTTAGGCCTATTAATAGCACAGTGCGGACCACTTGTCACAGTGAGCTGAAGTAAATAAGTGTACAGTATTTATGGCGCAGTATTTATATAGACACACTGAAAGTAGGGCAAAGAGCACAATTAAGTGCATGTCATGCACTTAAtgcatgtcaaaaaaaaaaagaaaatgcttaaGAATAGAGGCTAACAAAAACTCACTTTCCTGGCAGTCATTTACACTGAAATAag
This is a stretch of genomic DNA from Centropristis striata isolate RG_2023a ecotype Rhode Island chromosome 4, C.striata_1.0, whole genome shotgun sequence. It encodes these proteins:
- the egln2 gene encoding egl nine homolog 1; translated protein: MESLGHADLLNPSSSRRSVAVLASQERRTSGQQLVFGAAEIPSAHRADMGLNGFCAAPAESPTAAELLAGLASQTDSPAITTPTMQSKTGVPLYNGGVVSPSATVEGSHAGVLAHTPNGYPAHMKRAAEVTDGPTYPLTSRACLPEKGDRTAHEKCPLLMRRINGDLKARQVQQQKRRGGENRDTGSGTVSGLTTTSGSPGSGSPVDPVCTPGDSDFKRRRLSDGSVAAQVLSSNICVAPKSSEAPRVARAAAPFNCSNSSHSNQITINHVDCVPPQSPFTPHTNQHSRHKVASSGPPAAPSQTSPVEANCIPTPPPPAAPGWSAEHIAQQYVVPCMKYYGICVKDNFLSPALGDRVLEEVEVLNRSGKFRGGQLVSQKNIPSRSIRGDQIAWVEGREPGCESIGALMAHIDEAIMYSAANGQLGDCIINGRTKAMVACYPGNGAGYVRHVDNPNGDGRCITCIYYLNKNWDVKKQGGLLQIYPEGKNVVASIEPLFDRLLIFWSDRRNPHEVKPAYSTRYAITVWYFDAKERAEAKEKYRLATGQKGVQVPVTQNSRT